From the genome of Streptomyces sp. NBC_01260, one region includes:
- a CDS encoding SDR family NAD(P)-dependent oxidoreductase: protein MAASPIAVITGASSGIGAATARQLAAAGYRVVVTARRKDRIEALAAEITAAGHEATAYALDVTDRAAVDEFATAFRGLAVLVNNAGGALGADPVATGDPADWRQMYETNVIGTLNVTQALLPALTASGDGTVVILSSTAGLSAYEGGGGYVAAKHGEHVLAETLRLEIVGTPVRVIEVAPGMVKTEEFATTRFRGDTEKAAKVYAGVDAPLSADDVADTITWAVTRPSHVNIDLLVVRPRAQASNSKVHRTA from the coding sequence ATGGCCGCATCCCCCATCGCCGTCATCACCGGAGCGAGCAGCGGCATCGGTGCCGCGACCGCCCGGCAGCTGGCGGCCGCCGGTTACCGCGTCGTGGTCACCGCACGCCGCAAGGACCGCATCGAGGCGCTCGCCGCCGAGATCACCGCGGCGGGCCACGAGGCCACGGCCTACGCCCTGGACGTCACCGACCGCGCCGCGGTCGACGAGTTCGCGACCGCGTTCCGCGGCCTCGCCGTGCTGGTCAACAACGCCGGCGGCGCGCTCGGGGCGGACCCGGTCGCCACCGGCGACCCGGCCGACTGGCGCCAGATGTACGAGACCAACGTCATCGGCACCCTCAACGTCACCCAGGCCCTGCTCCCCGCCCTCACCGCGAGCGGCGACGGCACGGTGGTCATCCTCTCCTCGACCGCGGGCCTCTCCGCCTATGAGGGCGGCGGCGGCTACGTGGCCGCCAAGCACGGCGAGCACGTCCTGGCCGAGACCCTCCGCCTGGAGATCGTCGGCACCCCGGTCCGCGTCATCGAGGTCGCCCCCGGCATGGTCAAGACGGAGGAGTTCGCCACCACCCGCTTCCGCGGCGACACCGAGAAGGCCGCCAAGGTCTACGCGGGCGTCGACGCCCCCCTCAGCGCCGACGACGTGGCCGACACGATCACCTGGGCCGTCACCCGCCCCAGCCACGTCAACATCGACCTCCTGGTGGTCCGCCCCCGCGCCCAGGCCTCCAACTCCAAGGTCCACCGCACCGCCTGA
- a CDS encoding YnfA family protein: MSVVRSIALFVVAALFEIGGAWLVWQGVREHRGWAWIGAGVVALATYGFVATLQPDGEFGRVLAAYGGVFVAGSIVWGMVADGYRPDRWDVTGALVCLAGMAVIMYAPRNH, from the coding sequence ATGTCCGTGGTCCGCTCCATCGCCCTTTTCGTCGTCGCCGCGCTCTTCGAGATCGGTGGCGCCTGGCTCGTCTGGCAAGGCGTCCGGGAACACCGCGGCTGGGCCTGGATCGGTGCGGGCGTCGTCGCGCTGGCCACGTACGGCTTCGTCGCCACGCTCCAGCCGGACGGCGAGTTCGGGCGGGTGCTCGCCGCGTACGGCGGGGTCTTCGTCGCGGGGTCGATCGTCTGGGGCATGGTCGCCGACGGCTACCGGCCCGACCGCTGGGACGTGACCGGCGCACTGGTCTGCCTGGCCGGCATGGCCGTCATCATGTACGCCCCCCGCAACCACTGA
- a CDS encoding epoxide hydrolase family protein, giving the protein MIKPFRIDIPQADLDDLTDRLSRTRWPNEVAGAGWDYGFPLARLKELAEYWRSGYDWRAHEAELNELPHFTTEIDGQNIHFVHVRSSKPDALALILTHGWPGSFLEFLDVIEPLSRDFHLVIPSIPGYGFSGPTHQRGWDIVHVARAWAELMRRLGYERYGAQGGDFGSGISMALGAVAPGQVAGVHVNYLPTRPDPDAGIELSETDEARLDKVRQLMANRPPYQALQATTPQTIGYALTDSPVGQLAWIAERFAQWTDPRSTISDERMLTDISLYWLTATAASSGRLHRDAPRRIEPCPVPLGVAVFAHDITQSVRPLAERLYDIRHWSEFERGGHFAAMEVPELLAQDVRDFFLTRVEHDQQIATH; this is encoded by the coding sequence GTGATCAAGCCGTTCCGCATCGACATCCCCCAGGCCGACCTGGACGACCTGACCGACCGCCTCTCCCGCACCCGCTGGCCCAACGAGGTCGCCGGCGCCGGATGGGACTACGGCTTCCCGCTGGCGCGACTCAAGGAGCTCGCCGAGTACTGGCGCAGCGGCTACGACTGGCGTGCGCATGAGGCCGAGCTCAACGAACTTCCGCACTTCACCACCGAGATCGACGGCCAGAACATCCACTTCGTCCACGTCCGGTCCTCGAAGCCGGACGCACTCGCGCTGATCCTCACCCACGGCTGGCCCGGTTCGTTCCTGGAGTTCCTCGATGTGATCGAGCCGCTGTCGCGCGACTTCCACCTGGTGATTCCGTCCATCCCGGGTTACGGCTTCTCGGGGCCGACCCACCAGCGCGGCTGGGACATCGTCCACGTCGCGAGGGCCTGGGCCGAGCTGATGCGCCGTCTCGGATACGAGCGCTACGGCGCGCAGGGCGGCGACTTCGGCTCGGGCATCTCCATGGCGCTCGGCGCGGTGGCACCCGGGCAGGTCGCCGGGGTCCACGTCAACTACCTGCCGACCCGGCCGGACCCGGATGCCGGCATCGAACTGTCCGAAACGGATGAAGCACGGCTGGACAAGGTCCGGCAGCTGATGGCGAACCGCCCGCCGTACCAGGCCCTGCAGGCCACCACCCCGCAGACCATCGGCTACGCGCTGACCGACTCGCCGGTCGGCCAGCTGGCCTGGATCGCCGAGCGCTTCGCGCAGTGGACCGACCCGCGCTCGACGATCAGCGACGAGCGGATGCTCACCGACATCTCGCTGTACTGGCTGACCGCCACCGCGGCTTCCTCGGGGCGGCTGCACCGCGATGCGCCGCGGCGGATCGAGCCGTGCCCGGTGCCACTGGGTGTGGCGGTGTTCGCACACGACATCACCCAGTCGGTGCGACCGCTGGCCGAGCGGCTGTACGACATCAGGCACTGGTCGGAGTTCGAGCGCGGCGGCCACTTCGCCGCGATGGAGGTGCCGGAGCTGCTCGCCCAGGACGTCAGGGACTTCTTCCTCACCCGCGTCGAGCACGACCAGCAGATCGCCACCCACTGA
- a CDS encoding MarR family winged helix-turn-helix transcriptional regulator yields MSPTPTPEPTPARLRTIPSRLLAGAAAVADRLVSERLAAEGAHKWHFAVLIALDEAGAASQAGLSRRTGIYRSDMVAVLNELADAQCVRREPDPADRRRNVITLTPAGRRRLERLDTLIADAQRELLAPLTPGGQDELIRLLAVLTEHHQPPHPRPHDTR; encoded by the coding sequence ATGAGCCCGACCCCGACCCCCGAACCCACCCCGGCCCGGCTGCGCACCATCCCCAGTCGCCTGCTCGCCGGGGCCGCGGCCGTCGCCGACCGGCTCGTCAGCGAGCGCCTGGCCGCCGAAGGCGCGCACAAGTGGCACTTCGCCGTGCTGATCGCGCTCGACGAGGCCGGTGCCGCCAGCCAGGCCGGACTCAGCCGCCGCACCGGCATCTACCGCAGCGACATGGTCGCCGTCCTCAACGAGCTCGCCGACGCCCAATGCGTCCGCCGCGAACCGGACCCCGCCGACCGCCGCCGCAACGTCATCACCCTCACTCCCGCAGGCCGCCGCCGCCTGGAGCGCCTCGACACGCTCATCGCCGACGCCCAGCGCGAACTCCTGGCCCCCCTCACCCCCGGCGGGCAGGACGAACTCATCCGCCTGCTGGCCGTCCTGACCGAGCATCACCAGCCCCCGCACCCCCGCCCGCATGACACGCGGTAG
- a CDS encoding MarR family winged helix-turn-helix transcriptional regulator, producing MPQKSSAPRRRAAMLAELSAVSRRYMAAYALFNQAVADRLRLHPTDLQCLNLLSLEAAPVTTGRIAELTGLTTGSATRLVDRLERAGYVTRARDTVDRRRVLVATVPGRMAEFGAVWEQLSGGWAAMFEAYDDDEVALLIAHMRRTVELSAVQIAGLRESGGGPE from the coding sequence ATGCCGCAGAAGTCCTCCGCCCCCCGCCGCCGCGCCGCGATGCTCGCCGAGCTCTCCGCCGTGTCGCGCCGCTACATGGCCGCGTACGCCCTGTTCAACCAGGCCGTCGCCGACCGGCTGCGGCTCCACCCCACCGATCTCCAGTGCCTCAACCTGCTCAGCCTGGAGGCGGCTCCCGTCACCACGGGGCGGATCGCGGAGCTGACCGGGCTCACCACGGGGTCGGCGACCCGGCTGGTGGACCGGCTGGAGCGGGCCGGCTACGTCACGCGCGCACGGGACACGGTGGACCGGCGGCGGGTGCTCGTCGCGACGGTGCCCGGACGGATGGCGGAGTTCGGGGCGGTCTGGGAGCAGCTGAGCGGCGGCTGGGCGGCCATGTTCGAGGCCTACGACGACGATGAGGTCGCGCTGCTCATCGCCCATATGCGGCGGACGGTCGAGCTGAGCGCGGTGCAGATCGCGGGGCTGCGGGAGAGTGGCGGCGGGCCGGAGTGA
- a CDS encoding Mut7-C RNAse domain-containing protein produces MNGPEIHLEVAPELRLFVAHDRRRGRTAVTTDGSSTLGHVVESLGVPLTEAGQLLVDGRPVPFSHIPAAGEVVDVHAVRRPQHVPGAPLRFLLDVHLGTLARRLRLLGVDAAYEYEDIGDPALATRSAKEQRVLLSRDRGLLHRREIWAGAYVYSDRPEAQLRDVLERFAPALAPWSRCTACNGQLAAADKDTVGGRLEDGTQRSYDVFAQCTECDRVYWRGAHHARLEAIVTEAVRDFGTSPAGPPDPSGV; encoded by the coding sequence GTGAACGGACCGGAGATCCACCTCGAAGTCGCCCCTGAACTGAGGCTCTTCGTCGCGCACGACCGCCGCAGGGGGCGGACGGCCGTGACCACCGACGGCTCGTCCACCCTCGGCCATGTCGTCGAATCGCTCGGAGTCCCGCTCACCGAGGCCGGACAGCTCCTCGTCGACGGCCGCCCCGTCCCGTTCTCGCACATCCCCGCCGCGGGCGAAGTGGTCGACGTACACGCCGTGCGGCGCCCGCAGCACGTGCCGGGCGCGCCCCTGCGCTTCCTCCTCGACGTCCACCTCGGCACCCTCGCGCGGCGGCTGCGGCTGCTCGGCGTCGACGCCGCCTACGAGTACGAGGACATCGGCGACCCCGCCCTGGCCACGCGTTCGGCGAAGGAACAGCGCGTCCTGCTCTCCCGGGACCGGGGGCTGCTCCACCGGCGGGAGATCTGGGCGGGGGCGTACGTGTACAGCGACCGCCCCGAGGCGCAGCTGCGCGACGTGCTGGAGCGGTTCGCGCCCGCGCTCGCCCCGTGGAGCCGCTGCACGGCCTGCAACGGACAGCTGGCGGCGGCCGACAAGGACACCGTGGGCGGACGGCTGGAGGACGGCACGCAGCGCTCGTACGACGTCTTCGCGCAGTGCACGGAGTGCGACCGGGTGTACTGGCGCGGCGCCCACCACGCCCGGCTGGAGGCGATCGTCACCGAGGCGGTGCGCGACTTCGGCACCTCCCCCGCCGGCCCCCCGGACCCGTCCGGCGTCTGA
- a CDS encoding NAD(P)H-binding protein, whose amino-acid sequence MLTLVTGCRGRVGSTLASLLHRGGHAVRAASRNPAELSLPAGIPAVACDLGDPTTFAAALEGVDSVFLYAEPSHIDDFLAAARAAGVGHIVLLSSSSVLAPDAASNPIAASHHAVEQALTASPLTATLLRPGAFAGNAYQWSGAFRSGHPVDLPYPRSQTSPIDETDIAEAALAVLSDARLQGAAYHLTGPESLTATEQVELLAASSGTPVTVNTVSRDAWKESVSPFMPAEIAEALLGYWAATDGSPAEVTDDTEKLTGRPARTFAAWAAEHAAAFRA is encoded by the coding sequence ATGCTCACGCTCGTCACCGGATGCCGCGGCCGCGTCGGCTCCACGCTCGCCTCGCTCCTGCACCGGGGCGGCCACGCCGTCCGCGCCGCCTCCCGCAACCCCGCCGAGCTCTCGCTCCCGGCCGGCATCCCGGCCGTGGCCTGCGATCTCGGCGACCCCACGACCTTCGCGGCCGCGCTGGAAGGCGTCGACTCCGTCTTCCTGTACGCCGAGCCCTCCCACATCGACGACTTCCTCGCCGCAGCACGGGCCGCCGGGGTCGGGCACATCGTGCTGCTCTCCTCCAGTTCGGTGCTCGCCCCGGACGCCGCCTCCAATCCGATCGCCGCCTCCCACCACGCGGTGGAACAGGCCCTGACCGCCTCGCCGCTGACCGCGACGCTCCTGCGGCCCGGCGCCTTCGCGGGCAACGCGTACCAGTGGTCGGGCGCCTTCCGGAGCGGGCACCCGGTGGACCTGCCCTACCCCCGCAGCCAGACGAGCCCGATCGACGAGACCGACATCGCCGAAGCGGCCCTGGCCGTCCTCAGCGACGCCCGGCTCCAGGGCGCGGCGTATCACCTGACCGGCCCCGAATCGCTCACCGCCACCGAGCAGGTCGAGCTGCTGGCCGCCTCCTCCGGCACCCCCGTGACCGTCAACACCGTGAGCCGGGACGCCTGGAAGGAGTCCGTCTCCCCCTTCATGCCGGCGGAGATCGCCGAGGCGCTGCTCGGTTACTGGGCCGCCACCGACGGCTCACCGGCCGAGGTCACCGACGACACCGAGAAGCTCACCGGCCGACCGGCCCGCACCTTCGCCGCCTGGGCCGCCGAGCACGCCGCCGCCTTCCGCGCCTGA
- a CDS encoding GNAT family N-acetyltransferase, giving the protein MERTAASSVRIEPWSDDDLELLRRANAPELMGHLGGPESEEQLIGRHGRYVALSADRTGRGRMFRIALTGEDEAVGTIGFWERTWQGQEVYETGWAVLAGFQGRGIASAATVAVAGQARAEHRHRYLHAYPSVANGASNGVCRKAGFTLLGECEVEYPPGHPLLTNDWRLDLHPDQ; this is encoded by the coding sequence ATGGAGCGCACCGCAGCATCATCCGTACGGATCGAGCCCTGGTCGGACGACGACCTGGAGCTGCTCCGCCGGGCCAACGCACCGGAGCTGATGGGCCATCTGGGCGGCCCCGAGTCGGAGGAGCAGCTCATAGGGCGGCACGGCCGCTACGTGGCACTGAGTGCGGACCGGACGGGCCGGGGCAGGATGTTCCGCATCGCGCTGACCGGCGAGGACGAGGCCGTGGGCACCATCGGCTTCTGGGAGCGCACCTGGCAGGGCCAGGAGGTGTACGAGACGGGGTGGGCCGTTCTCGCGGGGTTCCAGGGGCGGGGCATCGCGTCGGCCGCGACCGTGGCCGTGGCCGGGCAGGCGCGCGCCGAGCACCGGCACCGCTATCTGCACGCCTACCCGTCCGTGGCCAACGGCGCGTCGAACGGGGTGTGCCGCAAGGCGGGGTTCACGCTGCTCGGCGAGTGCGAGGTCGAGTACCCGCCGGGCCATCCGCTGCTGACGAACGACTGGCGACTGGACCTCCACCCGGATCAATGA
- a CDS encoding helix-turn-helix domain-containing protein — MAGPRGPRRDTRGIVDAPELFTHVRFRRREPAPELRPYLEHYWLIDWDLPEPYTSHLVPHPSVNLVFERYAGCGDDEAGFAEVSGIGLELFTQKLEGRGRVCGVQFRPGGFHPFAPERPVSEWTGRRVPAAEVFAPPAAPSAVLDPAREDERIAALDAYLLALGPEPDPQADRAMALAELVRTDRTVRRVGGLARAEGVSVRSLQRLFATYVGVGPKWVILRYRIHEALERAESEPAVDWAQLAADLGYSDQAHLVRDFTATVGVPPTALTAR; from the coding sequence ATGGCTGGCCCCCGAGGTCCCCGGCGTGACACCCGCGGCATCGTCGACGCCCCCGAACTGTTCACGCACGTACGGTTCCGGCGTCGCGAACCCGCCCCCGAACTGCGCCCGTACCTGGAGCACTACTGGCTGATCGACTGGGATCTGCCCGAGCCGTACACCTCCCACCTGGTCCCCCACCCCAGCGTCAACCTGGTCTTCGAGCGGTACGCGGGCTGCGGCGACGACGAGGCCGGATTCGCGGAGGTCTCGGGCATCGGCCTGGAGCTGTTCACTCAGAAGCTGGAGGGGCGGGGGCGGGTCTGCGGGGTGCAGTTCCGGCCCGGCGGCTTCCACCCGTTCGCACCGGAGCGGCCGGTGTCGGAGTGGACGGGACGCCGGGTCCCGGCGGCCGAGGTGTTCGCGCCGCCCGCCGCGCCGTCGGCCGTCCTGGACCCCGCCCGGGAGGACGAGCGGATCGCGGCGCTCGACGCGTACCTGCTGGCGCTCGGCCCCGAACCGGACCCGCAGGCCGACCGGGCGATGGCCCTGGCCGAGCTGGTGCGCACCGACCGCACGGTCCGCCGTGTCGGCGGACTCGCCCGCGCCGAGGGGGTGTCGGTGCGCTCGCTCCAGCGGCTCTTCGCCACGTACGTCGGCGTCGGCCCCAAGTGGGTCATCCTCCGCTACCGCATCCACGAGGCGCTGGAACGAGCCGAATCGGAGCCGGCCGTGGACTGGGCGCAGCTCGCCGCGGATCTCGGCTACAGCGACCAGGCGCACCTGGTCAGGGACTTCACGGCGACGGTGGGCGTGCCGCCGACCGCGCTGACCGCCCGCTGA
- a CDS encoding TIGR03086 family metal-binding protein: MKKISELLDAAADGALPVVCGIDDSRLSDPTPCAEYDVRALVSHLTQVVDNFTALAARQEVEFGETPDAVTGDWRKRFGEQTAALVDAWARPGAEDGTAGSLGFPARTVGHMALSDLTVHGWDLARATGQEFVPDADVVSELATAMVAMAPKAREAKVFGEPFPVPEGASPFARVLALTGRDPGWQRPRG, from the coding sequence ATGAAGAAGATCAGTGAATTGCTGGATGCGGCGGCCGATGGCGCGCTGCCCGTGGTCTGCGGGATCGACGACAGCCGGCTGAGCGACCCCACACCCTGTGCGGAGTACGACGTCCGCGCCCTGGTCAGCCACCTCACCCAGGTGGTCGACAACTTCACGGCCCTGGCGGCCCGGCAGGAGGTGGAGTTCGGCGAGACCCCGGACGCCGTCACCGGGGACTGGCGCAAGCGCTTCGGCGAGCAGACGGCCGCGCTGGTCGACGCGTGGGCCCGGCCCGGCGCGGAGGACGGGACCGCGGGTTCCCTGGGGTTCCCGGCCCGGACCGTCGGCCACATGGCGCTCAGCGATCTGACCGTCCATGGGTGGGACCTGGCCCGCGCCACCGGTCAGGAGTTCGTGCCGGACGCGGACGTGGTGAGCGAGCTCGCCACGGCCATGGTCGCGATGGCGCCGAAGGCCCGGGAGGCGAAGGTGTTCGGCGAGCCGTTCCCCGTACCGGAGGGGGCTAGCCCCTTCGCGCGGGTGCTGGCACTGACCGGTCGCGACCCTGGCTGGCAGCGGCCCCGGGGGTGA